Within the Magnetospirillum sp. ME-1 genome, the region TCTTTCCGAAGGGGAGCCCTTTAGGGGGCTGAGAGGCCGGACCATGCGCCGGCGACCCTTGGAACCTGATCCGGGTCATTCCGGCGAAGGGATCGGACCTTATCCAAGCTTCCGCCCGCCTTTCGCCCGGACCCTGCCCGCCGCCCAAGCGAGGAAGCACGCCGATGTCCGAGTCCGCCCTGAAGATCACCACCGGCCCGCTGCCGGGATCGCGCAAGATTTACGTCGAGGGGTCGCGCCCCGACATCCGGGTGGCCATGCGCGAGATCGACCAGACGCCGGGCTGCGGCGAGCCGCCGGTGCGGGTCTACGACTGTTCCGGTCCCTACACCGATCCGGCCCTGTCGGTGGACATCACCAAGGGCGTGCCGCGCCTGCGCGAGCAGTGGATCCTGGAACGCGGCGATGTCGAGCATTACGAGGGCCGCGCCCACAAGCCCGAGGATGACGGCCTGAAGCCCGGTGAGACCATCGGCGTGCCGGTGTTCGACCGCGCCGCGCTGGGCCTGCGCCCCCTTCGTGCCAAGGCGGGCAAGGCGCCGACCCAACTGGCCTATGCCCGGGCCGGCATCATCACGCCCGAGATGGAATACGTGGCCATCCGCGAGAACATGAAGCGGGCCGAGCTTCACGCCCAGATCGTGCGCGATGGCGAGGATTTCGGCGCCGACATCCCCGACGAGGTGACGCCGGAATTCGTGCGCGCCGAGATCGCGCGCGGCCGCGCCGTGCTGCCGGCCAACGTCAATCACCCGGAAGCCGAGCCCATGATCATCGGGCGCAACTTCCTCACCAAGATCAACGCCAATATCGGCAATTCCGCCGTGGCCTCCTCGGTGGAGGAGGAGGTGGAGAAGATGGTGTGGGCCACCCGCTGGGGCGCCGACACCGTCATGGACCTGTCGACGGGCCGCCACATTCACGCCACCCGCGAATGGATCATCCGCAACAGCCCCGTTCCCATCGGCACCGTGCCCATCTATCAGGCGCTGGAGAAGGTGGACGGCAAGGCCGAGGAACTGACCTGGGAGATCTTCCGCGACACCCTGATCGAGCAGGCCGAGCAGGGGGTGGACTATTTCACCATCCATGCCGGCGTGCTGCTGCGCTACATCCCGCTGACGGCGAAGCGGACCACCGGCATCGTGTCGCGCGGCGGCTCGATCATGGCCAAGTGGTGCCTGGCGCATCACAAGGAGAACTTCCTCTACACCAACTTCGAGGAAATCTGCGAACTGCTGAAGGCCTATGACGTGGGCTTCTCGCTGGGCGACGGGTTGCGGCCCGGCTCCATCGCCGACGCCAACGACGCCGCCCAGTTCG harbors:
- the thiC gene encoding phosphomethylpyrimidine synthase ThiC, with product MSESALKITTGPLPGSRKIYVEGSRPDIRVAMREIDQTPGCGEPPVRVYDCSGPYTDPALSVDITKGVPRLREQWILERGDVEHYEGRAHKPEDDGLKPGETIGVPVFDRAALGLRPLRAKAGKAPTQLAYARAGIITPEMEYVAIRENMKRAELHAQIVRDGEDFGADIPDEVTPEFVRAEIARGRAVLPANVNHPEAEPMIIGRNFLTKINANIGNSAVASSVEEEVEKMVWATRWGADTVMDLSTGRHIHATREWIIRNSPVPIGTVPIYQALEKVDGKAEELTWEIFRDTLIEQAEQGVDYFTIHAGVLLRYIPLTAKRTTGIVSRGGSIMAKWCLAHHKENFLYTNFEEICELLKAYDVGFSLGDGLRPGSIADANDAAQFGELETLGELTHKAWAHDCQVIIEGPGHVPMHKIKKNVEKQIELCGEAPFYTLGPLVTDIAPGYDHITSAIGAAMIGWFGTAMLCYVTPKEHLGLPDKQDVREGVVTYKLAAHAADLAKGHPGAQVRDNALSRARFEFRWKDQFNLSLDPEKALAFHDQHLPAEGAKLAHFCSMCGPKFCSMKISQEVRDFAAEQGMAEMSEKFVAEGAEIYHTEPSGAQAAKPAAE